In Streptomyces sp. 71268, the DNA window CATGCACCGCAAGATGCTCGCGCTCGCCGCCGCCACCGGCCGTTACCCCGTCGCGATCCTCTCCGACTGCGCGGTCTACGCCGCCGACGGCCCCAGCCCCTTGGACGTGCTGCCCTACGACGACGCCGGCAAGACCATCCCCGGCAGCTTCCGGCTGGGGGTCTCGCCCGGCATGGTCAAGCACGAAGGCAGCCAGCCCATGTGGTGGGGCGCGGAGATCTACGAGCGCCTGGCGGACCCCACCGGCAAGAAGGTCGCCAACCTGGCCCGCTACATCAAGACCGGCGAAGTCACCGCCAAGGACACCGGAGAGTAGGGGACACCCCGTGGTCGACAGCATCGGAGAAGGGCTCGACGCGGCCCTCCGCGGCGCGTTCACACGCCCCATCCCCAAGAGCGCCAGCGCCCAAATGCGCTACCTGGTCAAGCAGCACAAGGGCAGCACCGCGCAGGTAGCGCTGTTGCTCGGCATCTCCCAGCGCACGGTCGAGCGCTACGTCAAAGACCAGATCAAGCGCCCCCGGCCAGCCCTCGCGCAAGCCCTGGCCGACCAGGTCCGCAAACGCTGGCAACCCCAGATCCGCCAACAAGCCATCAAGCGCGCGGCCACCAGCAGCGGCCTAATGGTCGACGTCCGCGCCCGGTTCGGCTTCACCGCCGCACCCGGCACCACCGACGACGCCAGACTGCGCCACCTCACCCTCCCCCTGCCCCCCGAGCACGCCGCCCGCCTCCTCACCGCCCGCCAGGCCGGCGCCAGCGAAGCCGAACTCCGCCAGGCCGCCGCCGAAGCCCTCGGAGACGTCTACTTCCGCGACGCCGGCCGCCGCGCCCACGGCCTGGAGGTAGAACTCGCCGACCTCGAACACATCGAGTTCGACCTGTAGGGGCGCATGCAGGCGAGAAGCCAGTGGGGCCGAACAGGTTCACCCTGTCCGGCCCCACTGCTCGTTTCCTGGCTGTTCACTGGCTGAGGTGGATGCGCGGCCCCCATGCGGCCTCAAGGTCATCCAGGAACACGGTTTCCAGCTCCGCTTCCCACCGGGCGCGCAGCAGGAACGGCGCGGCCTCTCATCCTCTCCAGGACGATCAGGGTTTCGGGCTGCCCGATCAGCGCGTACCGGCCCCGCGCGGCGGGCGCACTGCCCGGCCCGTACGCCCGCAGCAACTCCTCCAGGCGCTCGCGGTGGCGCTCCACGAACGCCTCCAGGCGCTCGGCGTACCCCTCGTGTTCCCCAGGGCGCACCGCGCTCAAGGCGACGTCCAGGAACTCCCCGTCCGGCCAGTGCCGCTCGCCCGCAGCGGCCACGGCCCACGGGTGTCGTCCCGCTACCGCCAGGACGTCCCTCGCCTCCCACCCCCGCCCCGCCGCCGACCCCGACGCCGGCCCCGGGACGGGTTCGACGTCGGGCTGCTCGACGCTCACGCTGCCCACTCCAGCCCCAGGGCGGCCAACGCGGCGATGTCCAGGGGCGGTTTTTCTGATCAGTGGGTGGTGGGCTGGCCTGGGGTGATCAGTTCGGTGTTGGGGCCGATAGGGCTCCGAGGCCGAGCTTTAACGGCTTGGTGATGGGGGACCGGGGTTTCAGTTCTCTGTGTTGAGCTGCTGTTTTGTCAGGTGGAGCGGGCGTTGGTCAGGTGTGGGCATCTTCCGGGCGTGTTGATCAGATTCGTTGAGTGCTGCTATGCGGTCATCCAGTACAGGGCGGTGTCGATGTCGCGTGGGGTCCAGGTGCGGATTGGGGCTGGGGCGGCTGCGAGGAGTTGGTCGATCGTTGCTATGTAGCGGCTGTAGCGGCCGGGTGCGTGGCTGAGGGCGATGCCGAGGGTGCGCAGTCCGTTGTGGGCTCGCCGGTCGTAGATGGCCATGCGGTCTGGTGCGGCCGCGGTGAGGACGGCGGAGGCGAGGGCGTCACCAGTGCGGAAGCCTGGTAGGTGGGCGAGGGCGGCGCGGCCGGCTAGTGCTCCCGTGCAGCGGCTGAGGGTGGTGTCCTGGGCGGTGGTCGTGGCTGCGGCGGTTGCGCGGCGTACGTCGGTGTCTGCGAGCGCCATGAGTTCGGCCACCCAGGGGGTGTCGGCTCTGAGCCGTTTCCACATCAGCAGTGCTCCGATGTCCGCTTTGCCGATGCTTCCGCTGGTGCATGCACGTCGTGTCACTTCTTGCAGGGTCTCGTCGTAGTACGGGCTGACGGTGTCGGTGTAGACCTGGCGGGCGGCAGCGAGGCGCTGCCATTGCTCGAGTGTGAGGGCGAGCGGATTGTCTGTCACGGCTTGCTAGTCCCTCTTGTCGGGAGGTGTGGAGCGGGTGATCGTCAGCCGCTGCTCGGGGCGTTGCCGCGGTGTTCGCGCAGTGCTTGCAGGATGCGCGCTCGGTGTTCGTCCTGGGAGCTGTGGGGGTCTGCTGCGGGTGTGTCGAGGAGCGGGCCGAGGCGGCTGTACAGCGCTTCGAGGCCGATGAGTGCGTCGAGGCTTTGCAGGGTGGCGTCGTCGATGACAGGGAAGGGCGCCCGGTCGGGCGGGAGGAGCAGAGCGAGGAGGTCGAGCGGGGGCCATGTCTCGTCGAACTGCTGGTTGATCCAGACCCGGGTGGCTTCGGATGCGGTGTGGCACCATGCCCAGATGAGGGTGGTCTCCGGCTCGGTGAGTTCGTCGACAGGACGGCTTGCGGCTGGGGCGAGGTGCCGTGCGATCTCGTGGCTGATCAGTGAGCGGGCCTCACCTATCCAGTCGGGGGTGACCGCTGCCTGTGTGTGGTCCGGGGGTCGGAGTCGTTGCGGGCGGTGACGCGTTGGAGGGTGCGAGCAGCCAGGACGGCTCCGTCAGGGGTCTCGGCCATGGTCTTGAGGATCGCGGGCCGGCCGTGATCGGCAACATCGGTCAGGAGGTCTTTCGCGAGGACGTCCATGGCGCGGTCCGCAGTGAACAGGCCGAGGGCCCCTTGAGGGGCAGCGGTGAGGTGACCGTAGTGCGGGGCTGCGGCTTTGAGGAGTGCTGCCGCCGGTAGGGGAGTGCCAGCGGCGCGTTTGTAACCGATGCGGCGGGTGATGCGCTGGGTGTCGTCGCGCAGGCGCAGAAGCAGTTCGTCTGCTTCAGCACCCGGGGTGTCGTCGGCCAGTTGCTGCAGGGCGGTGTCGAAGGTGTGCTCGGGAAGGTCGTCGTCGGGGATGCCGAAGACCATGTACCGGTCGAAGTAGTCAATGCTGCCGATGCCGCGCCGTAGCGCGATGGCCTGGAAGTTGGCGCCGTAGCCGAGAGCCTGCCGAA includes these proteins:
- a CDS encoding XRE family transcriptional regulator → MVDSIGEGLDAALRGAFTRPIPKSASAQMRYLVKQHKGSTAQVALLLGISQRTVERYVKDQIKRPRPALAQALADQVRKRWQPQIRQQAIKRAATSSGLMVDVRARFGFTAAPGTTDDARLRHLTLPLPPEHAARLLTARQAGASEAELRQAAAEALGDVYFRDAGRRAHGLEVELADLEHIEFDL